One region of Zingiber officinale cultivar Zhangliang chromosome 7B, Zo_v1.1, whole genome shotgun sequence genomic DNA includes:
- the LOC122004918 gene encoding uncharacterized protein LOC122004918: MAERAALLFPRLLLGFFFFVLFTSCVFASGIPSKYDGFYYSGGGEGWEDVIVVDAFLDPLCPDSRDSWPTLKKVVELYSPLLAVIVHPFPLPYHSNSFLACRALHIANKLNASSTFPFLELFFRYQEKYYNAPTKNITRTAMIEDMANLSIEAVGNSLSEFLSGFDDQETDLATRISFKYGCSRGVYGAPFFFVNGFLLPDAGSALDFATWKNIIDPLLAKHKKQGSARLLSFLM, encoded by the exons ATGGCGGAGAGAGCTGCTCTTCTgttccctcgcctcctcttggggttcttcttcttcgtccTCTTTACGTCTTGTGTATTTGCCTCGGGGATTCCGTCGAAGTACGATGGATTCTACTATAGCGGTGGCGGAGAGGGTTGGGAGGACGTCATCGTGGTGGACGCCTTCTTGGATCCGCTCTGCCCCGACAGCAGAGACTCTTGGCCTACTCTGAAGAAGGTCGTCGAGCTCTACTCCCCGCTCCTCGCTGTTATCGTCCATCCCTTTCCCCTCCC ATACCATAGTAATTCCTTCCTTGCTTGCCGTGCACTTCATATTGCCAACAAGCTTAATGCTTCATCAACATTTCCATTTCTGGAGCTGTTCTTTAGATACCAG GAGAAGTACTACAATGCACCTACCAAAAACATAACAAGAACTGCTATGATAGAGGATATGGCTAATCTTTCCATTGAGGCAGTTGGGAACTCTTTATCAGAGTTTCTATCAGGTTTTGATGATCAAGAAACTGACCTTGCTACAAGAATCTCCTTCAAG TATGGGTGTTCAAGAGGGGTTTATGGTGCACCATTCTTCTTTGTAAATGGATTTCTATTGCCTGATGCTGGATCAGCACTTGATTTCGCGACCTGGAAAAACATCATTGACCCACTGTTGGCGAAGCACAAGAAACAGGGAAGCGCACGGCTTCTTTCTTTCCTCATGTAG